From Paenibacillus graminis:
GGGGCGGACCAGGAGCTGGCTTTTCCGCTGATCGTTAAGACAGGCATCAATCCGCAGAACCAGACGGTCCGCTATTACTTTAATTACTCTGACTCGCCGCAGTCACTGGTTTATCCGCACGGCCCTGCGGAAGAGCTGCTGTCGGGACGGGAGTTTGCCCCGGGAGAGGAACTTGAGCTGGCTCCTTGGGGAGCAGCAATTTTGCTTGAGCATTAGGCATACAGAGTGTTTGCTGAATGAGCCCGGACATAGCAGTCACGGGAGTGAACCTCGATAATGATGCGGATGAAAAAGTCTATATGATGCTGATGAGAGTACTATGAACCGAATCAACAAATAATACTGCTGAGTAAGTCTCTAAATAGTGCTGCCGATAGCACCGACAGTGCTGCTGATAGCTCCGATAGTGCTGCTGATAGCTCCGATAGTGCTGCTGATAGCACCGACAGTGCTGCCGATAGCTCCGATAGTGCTGCTGATAGGCGCATTCGAAATGCTGTCCGCAGATGGGACTGGAATTGCTGAACAAACTAGGGGTTGCCTTTCGCCCGGGAATTTGCTAACATACGATGTAACTTAATAATTCTTTTTTAGTTTTCTAGGGTTCCGCGGCGCATTTAGGCTGGCAGGTCCGAGGGAAAACGCACGGAGTAATAATTCCGTGTCAACACGGAGGGATAAAAGCCCGGGAGGTATCGTCATTGGACGATGGCCTTCCGGGCTTATTTGTTTGGAATCAGAGGAGGCGATTCAATCATGAAAAACAATAGCGCATGGTTCAAAATTGCAGGTGCCGCCTGCTTGGAGGTAGTGTGGGTAATCGGGCTGAAGCATGCTTCGGTTCCCTGGGAATGGCTGATTACGGGACTGGCGCTGCTGGTCAGCTTCTATACCATAATCGTAGCGAGCAGAAAACTGCCGGTAGGCACGGTGTATTCTGTATTTGTTGGATTAGGCACGGCAGGTACTGTTCTGGCAGATATGCTCTGGTTCGGTGAACCGTTCCGATGGATCAAATTAGTACTTATATTGGTGCTGCTGGCCGGAGTCATTGGATTGAAGCTTGTTACCGGAAATTCCCATACAAAGGAGGTGTCATAACATGGACTGGCTGATGCTAATTGCCGCAGGCTGTTGTGAGATGCTCGGAGTGGCTATGCTCGGAAAGCTGCAGTTGAACCGCAATTGGCAGACCCTCTGCCTGTTTCTGCTGGGTTTTGGCGGCAGTCTGCTGCTGCTGTCACAGGCGATGAACACTCTCCCGATGGGAACGGCCTATGCAGTATGGACAGGAATTGGCGCTTCCGGGGGAGCGGTGCTCGGTATGCTTCTTTATGGGGAGGAACGCGAATTACGGCGGATTATCTGCATTGTAATGATTCTCGGAGCAGCCGTCGGCCTCAAGTTATTAGGCTGATTTGCTTGAAGGCCATGAGGTGGATATGCTGGCGTTTTGCAGGGTGCGGAAGCGGACGACAATTGCAGAGTGTAATAGGGAAGTGAACCACGATTGCAGTGGGCAACAGGGAAGCGGACGACGATTGCAGAGTGTAATAGGGAAGCGGACGACGATTGCAGAGTGTAATAGGGAAGCGGACGACGATTGCAGAGTGTAATAGGGAAGTGAACCACGATTGCAGGGGGCAACAGGGAAGCGGACGACGATTGCAGAGTGTAATAGGGAAGCGATTGACGATTGCAGGGGGTAGCAGGGAAGCGAACCACGATTGCAGAGTGTAATAGGGAAGCGAATGACGATTGCAGAGTGTAATAGGGGATCCAAGTTGGATTTTCTCCACTTAAATTTACCCAAAAGCTATCTGCAGGAGGGATTAGTGGGAAAAAGTAAACTTAAATTACACGAATTCCCCCGAAAAGGGGAGGATGGGTCGATTTAGTTATCCTTTTTCTACGGCTGTTGATTAACCAAAAAAATGTAGAAAAAAGGCCGCCGATTCGGTAAAGTGTTTGTACCCCTACAAACATCCGAGACGAGGCGACCTCATGAAAAAGTCTACTTCATTATCGAACATTCTGCAATCGGTGATTCCCCCGGAACGAATGAAGCCAATCCTGGAAGAACTGGGATATATCGATGTTGCTAGAAAATTTACCGTGTACGATTTGTTCTTATTTCTTAGTGAAGCGGCCTTCCAGCAATGGCGCGGGTACCGCGATGGCGAGCAGCAAATGGCTCATTACGGTCAACGAGCGGTGGACCACTCTACCCTCTCCAAAAAAGCGAAACAGGTTCCGTTTGCACTCTTCAAGCGTTTGCTGGCAATCATGATTGAGCTGTGCAATCGCAAAACGAAGCGTTCCCTTGGCATCCCAAAAGAACTGCTTGTCGTCGACTCCACTCAAGTCACGGTGGGGATGGGCCGACTTCCTTGGGCTCCCATTCGCGGGCAAAAATCCGGGATTAAACTCCATGTCGCAATCATAGCGGACCGGAGGGAATTGCATCGGGTAACGGAGACCACAGGAAATGAGCATGATCTCAACAGTTGTGCGGAGCTCAT
This genomic window contains:
- a CDS encoding DMT family transporter, producing the protein MKNNSAWFKIAGAACLEVVWVIGLKHASVPWEWLITGLALLVSFYTIIVASRKLPVGTVYSVFVGLGTAGTVLADMLWFGEPFRWIKLVLILVLLAGVIGLKLVTGNSHTKEVS
- a CDS encoding DMT family transporter, which translates into the protein MDWLMLIAAGCCEMLGVAMLGKLQLNRNWQTLCLFLLGFGGSLLLLSQAMNTLPMGTAYAVWTGIGASGGAVLGMLLYGEERELRRIICIVMILGAAVGLKLLG